In one Nostoc sp. KVJ3 genomic region, the following are encoded:
- the psbD gene encoding photosystem II D2 protein (photosystem q(a) protein): MTIAVGRAPSRGWFDVLDDWLKRDRFVFVGWSGILLFPCAFLALGGWLTGTTFVTSWYTHGLASSYLEGANFLTVAVSTPADSMGHSLLLLWGPEAQGDLTRWFQLGGLWPFVALHGAFGLIGFMLRQFEIARLVGIRPYNALAFSAPIAVFVSVFLMYPLGQSSWFFAPSFGVAAIFRFLLFLQGFHNWTLNPFHMMGVAGVLGGALLCAIHGATVENTLFEDGDGANTFRAFNPTQSEETYSMVTANRFWSQIFGIAFSNKRWLHFFMLFVPVTGLWMSAVGIVGLALNLRAYDFVSQELRAAEDPEFETFYTKNILLNEGIRAWMAPQDQPHEQFVFPEEVLPRGNAL, from the coding sequence ATGACCATCGCAGTTGGACGCGCGCCCAGTAGAGGGTGGTTTGACGTTCTAGACGACTGGCTCAAGCGCGATCGCTTCGTATTCGTAGGTTGGTCAGGGATATTATTATTCCCCTGCGCCTTCCTAGCACTAGGCGGTTGGCTGACCGGCACCACCTTCGTCACCTCTTGGTATACCCACGGATTAGCCTCCTCCTACCTAGAGGGTGCTAACTTCCTGACAGTGGCAGTATCCACCCCCGCCGACAGCATGGGACATTCCCTATTGCTGTTGTGGGGGCCAGAAGCCCAAGGCGACCTCACCCGTTGGTTCCAATTGGGTGGCTTGTGGCCATTTGTGGCACTACATGGAGCCTTCGGTTTGATTGGCTTCATGTTGCGGCAATTTGAAATTGCCCGTCTAGTAGGAATCCGTCCTTATAACGCTCTCGCCTTCTCTGCTCCCATTGCAGTATTCGTCAGCGTATTCCTGATGTACCCCTTGGGACAATCAAGCTGGTTCTTTGCACCCAGCTTTGGCGTAGCAGCAATTTTCCGGTTCCTGCTATTCCTGCAAGGGTTCCACAACTGGACACTCAACCCCTTCCACATGATGGGTGTTGCGGGTGTATTGGGTGGTGCGCTTTTATGCGCCATTCACGGAGCCACAGTTGAAAATACCTTGTTTGAAGACGGTGATGGTGCTAACACCTTCCGCGCCTTCAATCCCACCCAGTCGGAAGAAACCTATTCAATGGTGACAGCAAACCGATTCTGGTCACAGATTTTCGGGATTGCTTTCTCAAACAAGCGCTGGTTGCACTTCTTCATGTTGTTCGTACCAGTTACAGGTTTATGGATGAGCGCCGTCGGCATCGTCGGTTTAGCGCTCAACCTGCGGGCTTATGATTTCGTCTCCCAAGAATTACGGGCGGCGGAAGACCCAGAGTTTGAAACCTTCTATACCAAAAACATTTTGCTGAATGAGGGTATCCGCG
- a CDS encoding ABC transporter ATP-binding protein, producing the protein MAQVGIEVKDLNFSWPNGEKVIKSCSLEVPKGEFWMLLGTNGSGKSTLLRLLAGLLAPESGEIGVLHPVGFVFQNPDHQLVMPTVGADVAFGLVEEKLPPAATRARVEEALGAVNLLTLQRRPIYALSGGQKQRVAIAGAIARRCEVLLLDEPTALLDPDSQLDLVASVRHLVKSRGITALWVTHRLDELNYCDGAFLLEKGSLVDRGEAQRLKQRLMEVHSEAS; encoded by the coding sequence ATGGCTCAAGTGGGCATTGAGGTCAAGGATTTAAATTTCAGTTGGCCGAATGGAGAGAAAGTTATCAAATCTTGCTCTTTAGAAGTACCCAAGGGTGAGTTTTGGATGCTCTTGGGTACAAATGGCAGTGGGAAATCAACGTTACTTAGACTACTAGCGGGGCTATTAGCTCCTGAATCTGGGGAAATTGGGGTTTTGCACCCCGTTGGCTTTGTCTTCCAAAATCCAGATCATCAACTGGTGATGCCAACAGTTGGTGCTGATGTGGCTTTTGGATTGGTGGAAGAAAAGTTGCCACCTGCTGCGACTAGAGCAAGGGTTGAGGAGGCGCTAGGGGCGGTGAATTTGCTTACCCTGCAACGACGACCTATTTATGCACTCTCTGGGGGACAGAAACAACGAGTAGCGATCGCAGGTGCGATCGCTCGTCGCTGTGAAGTCTTATTATTAGATGAACCCACTGCCTTACTAGATCCAGATAGCCAGTTAGATTTAGTTGCTAGTGTCCGTCACCTTGTCAAAAGTCGAGGGATCACAGCCCTGTGGGTGACACATCGATTAGATGAGTTAAATTACTGTGACGGCGCTTTTTTGCTAGAAAAAGGCTCTCTGGTAGATAGAGGTGAAGCCCAACGCCTTAAACAACGCCTGATGGAGGTACACAGCGAAGCCTCTTAA
- a CDS encoding NYN domain-containing protein: protein MSRSLLQAVLLVDGYNIIGAWPCLKKTRDSVGLEAARGELVEAMTGYSAFQGYTTQIVFDAQYQNCSSNKEIITELLSVYYTDFGQTADTYIEKSCASMRQQIAQSLISRVIVATSDRAQQLMIQGYGAEWLSAQQLCGEVEATICRMRQKYHTRKQSKSRFLANAIDAKARQRLAELRMGLQ, encoded by the coding sequence ATGTCCCGTTCCTTACTCCAAGCCGTTTTGTTAGTGGACGGCTACAACATAATAGGCGCTTGGCCTTGCCTTAAAAAAACACGTGATAGTGTTGGACTAGAGGCAGCACGGGGCGAACTTGTAGAAGCGATGACTGGTTATAGTGCGTTTCAAGGTTACACAACTCAGATAGTTTTTGATGCTCAATATCAAAATTGCTCTAGTAATAAAGAAATTATTACTGAGCTTTTATCTGTTTATTACACTGATTTTGGGCAAACAGCAGATACTTATATTGAAAAATCCTGTGCGTCTATGCGCCAACAAATAGCCCAATCTTTAATTTCTCGTGTGATTGTTGCTACATCAGATCGGGCACAGCAGTTGATGATACAGGGGTACGGGGCTGAATGGTTGTCGGCACAACAGCTATGTGGCGAAGTGGAAGCTACCATCTGCCGGATGCGACAGAAATATCATACGCGCAAACAATCTAAGAGTAGGTTTTTAGCTAATGCTATTGACGCTAAGGCGCGGCAGCGTCTGGCTGAATTACGAATGGGATTACAGTAA
- a CDS encoding acyltransferase family protein translates to MQKPLTSSPESNPETSSGANNAHSKFYIPSLDGLRTVAFLIVFLAHTQVAKLMFLGKFGVTIFFFLSGYLITTNLRREYDRYQTIDFKLFYTRRILRIWPSFYLVLFLGTGLTLLGFIHGKINLSAFLSQCLHYYNYYYIFYPNGITPGSGVYWSLAVEEHFYLLFPLLYVALRKLRVTRRRQMLIIWGLCLVVLVWRCLQVYAFGTSTDSMHYATDTRADSILFGCALAVNNNPMLDEQHYSKKIWNYFLLPIGIILLIFSFLYRSPEFQKTFCYTIQGIGLYPIFITAIRFPNSGLFSLLNLKWMRFLGALSYSLYLVHHIVIFIVQTYLPQLHKVPQAAISLLISFGLAYTIYQLVELPLGQLRKKFSRA, encoded by the coding sequence TTGCAAAAACCATTAACATCTTCCCCTGAAAGTAATCCAGAGACTTCGTCCGGTGCAAATAATGCACACTCAAAATTCTATATACCATCTCTGGATGGGCTTAGAACTGTTGCTTTCCTAATTGTTTTTTTAGCCCATACACAAGTTGCTAAATTGATGTTTCTCGGGAAGTTTGGCGTAACAATATTTTTCTTTCTCAGTGGCTACTTAATAACCACTAATCTCAGGCGAGAGTACGATCGCTATCAAACTATTGATTTTAAGCTCTTTTATACAAGACGAATCCTGCGTATTTGGCCATCATTTTACCTAGTGTTGTTCTTAGGGACTGGCTTAACTCTCTTAGGATTTATTCATGGAAAAATTAATTTATCAGCGTTCTTGTCTCAGTGTCTACACTATTACAACTACTATTATATTTTCTATCCCAATGGAATTACTCCAGGTAGTGGGGTATATTGGTCTCTCGCTGTCGAAGAACACTTCTACTTGCTTTTCCCCCTGCTTTATGTAGCTCTACGTAAACTGCGTGTAACTCGACGTAGACAAATGCTAATTATTTGGGGATTATGTTTAGTGGTCTTAGTCTGGCGGTGTCTTCAGGTTTATGCTTTTGGAACATCTACAGATAGTATGCATTATGCAACAGATACTCGGGCAGATAGTATTCTATTCGGTTGTGCATTGGCAGTTAACAATAACCCGATGTTGGATGAACAGCATTATTCTAAAAAAATATGGAACTATTTCTTGCTGCCTATAGGAATAATCTTACTCATTTTTTCATTTTTATATCGCTCACCTGAGTTTCAAAAAACCTTTTGTTACACTATACAGGGAATTGGGTTATATCCAATCTTTATTACCGCTATTCGCTTTCCCAATTCGGGATTATTCTCTTTATTAAATCTAAAATGGATGCGTTTTTTGGGTGCGCTATCTTACTCGTTATACCTTGTCCATCATATCGTGATTTTTATTGTTCAGACTTATTTACCCCAATTGCATAAAGTTCCCCAAGCAGCAATTAGTCTATTAATTTCTTTTGGATTAGCATATACAATTTACCAGCTTGTAGAGTTGCCATTGGGACAGCTACGCAAAAAGTTTTCACGCGCATAA
- a CDS encoding M56 family metallopeptidase — MHLIMILIALAVAWCLRSSWNQPQASWNLRWQRSLFLFLFPPLLIVMTAIAVLFMGPQGQMGGMYTGSVSYLLALIYLAFFAISCIKLAFQGWQSVESARNCPLVNLGDKRARLLETGALFAGQIGFWQPELVISQGLVQTLSPQHLESVLAHEQGHHYYKDTFWFFWLGWVRFCTAWLPNTNPLWEELLALRELRADGYAALQVDPLVLAESLLLVVSTSPVLSEICCAGLGSSGVGDRLEQRIEALLAPPEPTQESQLHSWHGFLLALLPLVAVIFHS; from the coding sequence TCCTCTTGGAATCAACCCCAAGCTAGTTGGAATCTGCGGTGGCAGCGATCGCTATTTTTGTTTCTCTTCCCGCCCTTGTTAATTGTCATGACTGCGATCGCTGTGCTGTTCATGGGACCTCAAGGACAAATGGGCGGAATGTATACAGGCTCAGTCAGCTATTTATTAGCATTAATTTATTTAGCATTTTTTGCCATTTCATGCATTAAACTTGCCTTTCAAGGTTGGCAGTCTGTGGAATCTGCGCGTAACTGCCCTCTGGTAAATTTGGGGGATAAACGAGCCAGACTGCTGGAAACGGGCGCGTTGTTTGCGGGTCAAATTGGTTTTTGGCAACCAGAACTTGTTATTAGCCAGGGATTAGTGCAAACTCTCTCACCACAGCATTTGGAAAGCGTCTTAGCCCATGAGCAAGGGCATCATTATTATAAGGATACGTTTTGGTTTTTTTGGCTAGGTTGGGTGCGTTTCTGCACCGCCTGGCTGCCGAATACAAATCCTTTGTGGGAAGAACTATTAGCTTTGCGCGAACTCCGTGCCGATGGTTATGCAGCCTTGCAAGTAGACCCTCTAGTGCTAGCGGAATCACTTTTATTAGTAGTTAGTACCAGTCCAGTATTATCAGAAATTTGCTGTGCTGGATTGGGTTCCTCTGGTGTAGGCGATCGCTTAGAACAGAGAATCGAAGCTTTATTAGCACCACCAGAACCAACCCAAGAATCTCAATTGCATTCCTGGCATGGTTTTCTTTTGGCTTTGCTACCTTTAGTAGCTGTAATATTTCATAGTTAA